In Molothrus ater isolate BHLD 08-10-18 breed brown headed cowbird chromosome 7, BPBGC_Mater_1.1, whole genome shotgun sequence, one genomic interval encodes:
- the LOC118689130 gene encoding basic helix-loop-helix transcription factor scleraxis-like, whose protein sequence is AAANARERDRTHSVNTAFGALRRLIPTRPADRRLSKVETLRLAASYISHLANVLLLQQRRQGEAVDAEQPCPQPCPQPCAQPCPQPCPQPAQPPQPCSPPGASAPRSICTFCLSDQRQRHREREKPSPAPAVTGL, encoded by the exons gcggcggccaACGCGCGGGAGCGGGACCGCACGCACAGCGTCAACACGGCCTTCGGCGCCCTCCGCCGGCTCATCCCCACCCGCCCCGCCGACCGCCGCCTCTCCAAGGTGGAGACGCTGCGCCTGGCGGCCAGCTACATCTCGCACCTGGCCaacgtgctgctgctgcagcagcgcCGGCAGGGCGAGGCGGTGGATGCCGAGCAGCCGTGCCCGCAGCCGTGCCCGCAGCCttgtgcacagccctgcccgcaGCCCTGTCCGCAGCCCGCTCAGCCCCCGCAGCCCTGCTCGCCGCCAGGTGCCTCCGCGCCTCGCTCCATCTGCACCTTCTGCCTCAGCGACCAGCGGCAGAGG CACCGAGAAAGAGAGAAACCATCACCTGCTCCAGCCGTAACCGGACTCTGA